One genomic segment of Hymenobacter psoromatis includes these proteins:
- a CDS encoding phosphatidylserine decarboxylase family protein, translating into MKIHKEGRRILFVTLLVLLVLNLLLHRYNGPNVVFNRIFAGASVVAFLLLLQFFRSPFRRLLTHEDLLLAPADGKVVVIEEVFEPEYFEDARRQISVFMSPINVHITRNPVSGTVKYFKYHPGQYLVAWHPKSSTQNERTTVVVESDAGPLVLFRQIAGAMARRIVWYVNEGDEVSQGEEFGFIKFGSRVDIFVPLSAEIKVELGQKVKGGETVLCQFVD; encoded by the coding sequence ATTAAGATACATAAAGAAGGCCGCCGCATCCTATTTGTGACGCTGCTCGTGCTGCTGGTCCTTAACTTACTGCTGCATCGCTACAACGGGCCCAACGTGGTGTTCAACCGCATTTTTGCGGGTGCATCAGTAGTGGCGTTTTTGCTGCTACTGCAATTTTTTCGCTCGCCGTTCCGCCGCCTGCTCACCCACGAAGATTTGCTACTGGCCCCGGCCGATGGCAAGGTAGTCGTAATTGAAGAAGTATTTGAGCCTGAGTACTTTGAAGATGCTCGCCGGCAAATCAGCGTGTTCATGTCGCCCATCAATGTGCACATTACCCGCAACCCGGTGTCGGGCACTGTCAAGTATTTCAAGTACCATCCCGGCCAGTATCTGGTGGCTTGGCACCCCAAAAGCAGCACTCAGAACGAGCGCACTACGGTAGTAGTAGAAAGCGACGCCGGTCCGCTCGTCCTCTTCCGGCAGATTGCCGGGGCAATGGCCCGCCGCATTGTGTGGTACGTGAATGAAGGCGACGAAGTGAGTCAGGGGGAAGAGTTTGGCTTTATTAAGTTCGGGTCGCGGGTCGATATTTTTGTGCCCCTCAGCGCCGAAATTAAAGTTGAGCTGGGCCAAAAGGTGAAAGGCGGCGAAACCGTTCTCTGCCAGTTTGTTGATTAG
- the kynU gene encoding kynureninase, producing the protein MTYDASPAYAAAQDAADPLAAFRQEFHFPPGPDGRPVAYFCGNSLGLLPRAARAAVEAEFQAWEMKAVEGHFHGESPWMHYQDALAAPTARVVGALPTEVVIMNTLTVNLHLLLISFYRPTPTRYKVLMEGGAFPSDQYALESQARLHGLDPAEAIVEMQPRPGEHTLRTEDIEARIAELGDSLATVIFGGINYYTGQVFDMAAITRAGHAVGATVGFDLAHAAGNVVLHLHDWDVDFACWCTYKYMNSGPGGTSGVFVHERFAHRPDLPRLAGWWGNDPAERFLMKKGFRPAAGAAGWQLSCGQVLPMAVHRVNLDLFDQAGGVGKLRAKSEKLTGYLEFLIQQLALPTSRLEIITPTDPAARGCQLSLLVHERGRELFDYLAARGIVADWREPNVIRLAPVPLYNSFEDVSRVGAALHDFFK; encoded by the coding sequence ATGACCTACGATGCTTCACCCGCCTACGCCGCCGCCCAGGACGCGGCCGACCCGCTGGCCGCTTTTCGGCAGGAATTTCACTTCCCGCCGGGGCCCGATGGCCGGCCGGTAGCATATTTCTGCGGCAACTCGCTGGGCCTGCTGCCCCGCGCCGCCCGCGCGGCGGTGGAAGCCGAGTTTCAGGCCTGGGAGATGAAGGCGGTGGAAGGACACTTTCACGGCGAGTCGCCCTGGATGCACTACCAGGATGCACTGGCCGCGCCGACCGCCCGCGTGGTGGGCGCGCTACCTACGGAGGTGGTGATAATGAACACCTTGACGGTCAATTTGCACCTGCTACTAATTTCTTTCTACCGCCCTACCCCTACCCGCTATAAGGTATTGATGGAGGGCGGCGCGTTTCCGTCGGACCAGTACGCGCTCGAAAGCCAGGCCCGCCTGCACGGCCTCGACCCGGCCGAGGCCATCGTGGAAATGCAGCCCCGGCCCGGCGAGCACACGCTGCGCACGGAAGATATTGAGGCCAGAATAGCGGAGCTGGGCGACTCGCTGGCGACGGTCATCTTCGGGGGCATTAATTACTACACGGGGCAAGTATTTGATATGGCGGCCATTACGCGGGCCGGGCACGCGGTGGGGGCTACCGTAGGCTTCGACCTAGCCCACGCGGCCGGCAACGTGGTGCTGCACCTGCACGACTGGGACGTGGATTTTGCCTGCTGGTGCACGTATAAGTATATGAATTCGGGGCCGGGCGGCACGTCGGGGGTATTCGTGCACGAGCGCTTCGCGCACCGGCCCGACCTGCCGCGCCTAGCTGGCTGGTGGGGCAACGACCCCGCCGAGCGCTTCCTGATGAAAAAAGGCTTCCGGCCGGCGGCCGGCGCGGCGGGCTGGCAGCTCTCGTGCGGGCAAGTGCTGCCGATGGCCGTGCACCGCGTCAACCTCGACCTCTTCGACCAGGCCGGGGGGGTAGGGAAGCTGCGCGCCAAAAGCGAAAAGCTCACCGGCTACCTCGAATTTTTGATTCAGCAACTGGCGCTGCCTACCTCTAGGCTCGAAATTATTACCCCCACCGACCCAGCTGCGCGGGGCTGCCAGCTCTCGCTGCTGGTGCACGAGCGCGGGCGCGAGTTGTTTGACTACCTAGCTGCCCGCGGCATTGTGGCCGACTGGCGCGAGCCCAACGTCATCCGCCTCGCACCCGTACCCTTGTATAATTCGTTTGAGGATGTGAGCCGGGTAGGCGCGGCGCTGCACGATTTTTTTAAGTGA
- a CDS encoding thiolase family protein gives MPNAYIVDAVRTPIGKFGGALSSVRPDDLAALVLRELLRRNPSLDKSAVEDVIMGAANQSGEDNRNVARMAALLAGLPATVPGNTVNRLCASGLQSIMDAARAIKIGEGDVYLAGGAESMTRAPFVMAKSATAFARDFMAHDTTLGWRFVNPRLAKEHYPYTMGDTAENVARQYNISREDQDFFAFESQRKYHRAAEKGRFRKELVPVFLPQPKGDTALFDTDEQPRISTLEKLATLRPAFQPDGGTVTAGNSAGINDGAAAALLVSDEALARYNLKPMVKILSSAVAGVDPSIMGMGPVPAVRKALERAGLTLADMDLLELNEAFASQSLAVIRELGADLSKVNVNGGSIAMGHPLGSSGARIMATLVHEMQRREGVRYGLAAMCVGVGQGIAMVVEKM, from the coding sequence ATGCCCAATGCGTATATCGTGGATGCCGTGCGCACCCCGATTGGAAAATTTGGCGGCGCGCTCAGCAGCGTTCGCCCCGACGACCTGGCCGCCCTCGTACTGCGCGAGCTGCTCCGGCGCAACCCCAGCCTCGATAAAAGCGCCGTCGAAGATGTGATAATGGGCGCGGCCAACCAGTCGGGCGAAGACAACCGCAACGTGGCCCGCATGGCCGCCCTGCTGGCCGGCCTGCCCGCAACGGTACCCGGCAATACCGTAAACCGCTTGTGCGCCAGTGGCTTGCAAAGCATTATGGATGCCGCCCGCGCCATCAAAATCGGGGAGGGCGACGTGTACCTGGCCGGCGGGGCCGAAAGCATGACCCGCGCACCCTTCGTGATGGCGAAATCGGCCACGGCCTTTGCCCGCGATTTTATGGCCCACGACACCACGCTGGGCTGGCGCTTCGTGAACCCACGCCTGGCTAAGGAGCACTACCCCTACACGATGGGCGACACGGCCGAGAACGTGGCCCGGCAATACAACATCAGCCGCGAGGACCAGGATTTTTTCGCCTTCGAAAGCCAGCGCAAGTACCACCGCGCCGCCGAAAAAGGCCGCTTCCGCAAGGAGCTGGTGCCCGTGTTTCTGCCCCAGCCCAAGGGGGACACGGCGCTGTTTGACACCGACGAGCAGCCCCGCATTTCGACCCTCGAAAAGCTGGCGACGCTGCGGCCCGCCTTCCAGCCCGATGGCGGCACCGTGACGGCCGGCAACTCAGCGGGCATCAACGACGGGGCCGCTGCCGCTCTGCTCGTGAGTGATGAGGCCCTGGCGCGCTACAACCTCAAGCCGATGGTTAAAATCTTGTCGTCGGCCGTGGCCGGGGTAGACCCCTCCATTATGGGCATGGGGCCGGTGCCAGCCGTTCGCAAGGCGCTGGAGCGCGCCGGCCTCACCCTGGCCGATATGGACCTGCTGGAGCTGAACGAGGCGTTTGCCTCGCAGAGCCTGGCCGTGATTCGGGAATTGGGAGCCGACCTGAGTAAGGTGAACGTCAACGGCGGCTCCATTGCGATGGGCCACCCGCTGGGCTCCAGCGGAGCGCGCATCATGGCCACGCTGGTGCACGAGATGCAGCGCCGCGAGGGCGTGCGCTACGGCCTGGCCGCCATGTGCGTGGGCGTAGGCCAGGGCATTGCGATGGTAGTGGAGAAGATGTAA
- a CDS encoding DUF4293 domain-containing protein, producing MIQRIQSVFLLLLALSMLSMLALPLWHKADGLTHQELTMTAFSFTATGMPPLTPTGPVWVVAVLALASAALAAYEIFQFRNRLTQLKLGAVNILLIIATFGAAFYFSNQGEAFLNPKLEGKFAPAFYLPTIALMLNLLATRFIRRDEQFVRRNYDRLR from the coding sequence ATGATACAAAGAATTCAAAGCGTTTTTCTTTTGCTGCTGGCGTTGTCCATGTTGAGTATGCTGGCCCTACCTCTCTGGCACAAAGCCGACGGCCTCACCCACCAGGAATTAACCATGACGGCCTTCAGCTTCACTGCCACTGGTATGCCCCCGCTCACGCCTACCGGCCCGGTGTGGGTAGTAGCGGTGCTGGCGCTGGCCTCGGCGGCCCTGGCGGCCTACGAGATTTTTCAGTTCCGCAACCGTCTCACGCAGCTCAAGCTGGGCGCGGTCAATATTCTACTCATCATTGCCACTTTCGGGGCTGCTTTCTACTTCTCCAACCAGGGCGAAGCTTTCCTCAACCCCAAGCTGGAAGGCAAGTTTGCGCCCGCCTTCTATCTACCCACCATCGCCCTGATGCTCAATTTGCTGGCCACCCGCTTCATCCGCCGCGACGAGCAGTTTGTGCGCCGCAACTACGACCGGCTGCGCTAA
- a CDS encoding DUF4476 domain-containing protein produces MKTLLKLAATFLLLGVTAAPALAAPPANLRITAEQGQPFSLVLDGQLITRPVARQIRVGLLAPGQHWAELSVPTPYGPPIRLRTTIWLQPGLETDYVLLLRPYGPQLRQVALVPLGQSGYGAPGGYYGQGQQPAPGQGGYNYPAPGYDPSAGQGQPGSYPGPSSQSGPYSAPTPPLNYPPNGYPNNEPAPRSQAPAYPGGGNGAAPGGYSDDTAGANGEYPGATANDLQPLAPADVANLGQDLRQRTTDEERLRTATEALAQSSLRADDLTTLLRTLTYDATRIELARFGYAHVSDPQNFSRVYAAFQYRANVRALQQALGLPQN; encoded by the coding sequence ATGAAAACGCTTCTCAAGCTGGCTGCTACCTTCTTGCTGTTGGGGGTAACCGCGGCTCCGGCATTGGCTGCGCCGCCCGCCAACCTCCGCATCACGGCCGAGCAGGGGCAGCCCTTCAGCCTGGTGCTGGATGGGCAGCTCATCACCCGGCCGGTAGCCCGGCAGATTCGGGTGGGCCTGCTAGCGCCCGGCCAGCATTGGGCCGAGCTAAGCGTGCCTACCCCCTACGGCCCGCCCATACGCCTGCGCACTACCATCTGGCTGCAGCCCGGCCTGGAAACCGATTACGTCTTGTTGCTGCGCCCGTATGGCCCCCAATTGCGCCAGGTAGCCTTAGTGCCACTGGGCCAAAGCGGCTACGGAGCCCCTGGCGGTTACTATGGCCAGGGCCAGCAGCCAGCGCCCGGCCAGGGCGGCTACAACTACCCGGCTCCCGGCTACGACCCGTCTGCGGGCCAAGGGCAGCCGGGCTCCTACCCCGGCCCCAGCTCGCAGTCCGGCCCTTACTCCGCCCCTACCCCCCCGCTTAATTATCCCCCGAATGGGTATCCTAACAACGAGCCGGCCCCGCGCAGCCAGGCTCCGGCGTACCCAGGGGGCGGCAATGGTGCCGCACCGGGCGGCTACTCCGACGATACTGCGGGTGCCAACGGCGAATATCCGGGGGCCACAGCCAACGACTTGCAGCCGCTCGCCCCGGCCGATGTGGCAAACCTAGGCCAGGACCTGCGCCAGCGTACCACCGACGAGGAGCGCCTGCGCACCGCCACCGAAGCCTTGGCCCAGAGCAGCCTGCGCGCCGATGACTTAACCACCCTGCTGCGTACACTTACTTATGACGCGACGCGCATCGAACTGGCCCGTTTTGGCTACGCTCACGTCAGCGACCCCCAGAATTTCAGCCGCGTGTACGCCGCTTTTCAGTACCGCGCCAACGTGCGCGCCTTGCAGCAGGCCCTCGGGCTGCCGCAGAACTAG
- a CDS encoding OmpA family protein has protein sequence MALPIRYSSLRKYVLIGAAGPALALSGCASSGKLSKADKHFLRGEYEAAIPLYQADAAKKTGPAAALASFRIGEAYRLSNRVGQAEPFYKTAFDGKARNADLSYRYAESLRANGKLDEAAALFTTYAQSGTNRTLAAHADAEAHNALASKELLGKAPSYSVAPLDAVNSPSSDFSAARMPATGELVFASGRDGKPYPGNGERYTALYAQKFDDPAAMTGGTPRKLDPIFNNDKELQASATYTPDGKTMVFARSNDGSKKGYKSVDLWISYYHDGAWTTPVLANINDRTADDFSPVFAPDGTTLYFASGRKGGQGGNDLYKATLGSNGRFSAAENLGETINSVGNDNFPGVAPDGTLYYSSDGLPGYGRLDIFEVRGGKPVNLGPGVNTAADDFAPFFTGPGTGVFSSNREGGKGSDDLYTFKKRNRKVVIFYADGTVLERDEKAGTNTALPSQTVTITGANGQPREVLTGPDGKFTAKLDSAQSYALLANHPNDFTARASVSTIGRYPSQDQLTEPQTDIRIPVTLTLTKIVVNKAIEVKDIFYDYDKFNIRPDAAIRLDTLVQLLQDNPKINIELSSHTDQRGKDAYNLKLSQRRAESAVAYIVSKGISKSRITAKGYGETRPIVKNPKSEADYQRNRRTEFKVTRIDK, from the coding sequence ATGGCCCTCCCTATTCGTTACTCGTCGCTTCGAAAATATGTACTTATTGGGGCGGCTGGCCCTGCTCTCGCGCTGAGCGGCTGCGCCTCCTCGGGCAAACTCAGTAAGGCCGATAAGCACTTTTTGCGCGGCGAGTACGAGGCGGCTATTCCGCTCTACCAAGCCGACGCAGCGAAGAAGACGGGCCCGGCGGCGGCCTTAGCCAGTTTCCGCATCGGCGAAGCCTACCGGCTCTCAAACCGCGTGGGGCAAGCCGAGCCTTTCTATAAAACCGCGTTCGACGGCAAGGCCCGCAACGCCGACCTAAGCTACCGCTACGCCGAGAGCCTGCGCGCCAATGGCAAGCTGGACGAGGCGGCCGCTCTCTTCACTACCTACGCCCAGAGCGGCACCAACCGCACCCTGGCTGCCCACGCCGATGCCGAAGCTCACAACGCGCTGGCCAGCAAGGAGCTGCTGGGTAAAGCCCCCAGCTACAGTGTGGCTCCGCTCGATGCGGTGAACTCGCCCAGCTCGGATTTTTCGGCCGCGCGGATGCCCGCTACCGGCGAGCTGGTCTTTGCCTCGGGCCGCGACGGTAAGCCCTACCCCGGCAACGGCGAGCGCTACACGGCCCTCTACGCGCAGAAGTTTGACGACCCGGCGGCCATGACCGGCGGCACGCCGCGCAAGCTGGACCCGATTTTCAACAACGATAAAGAGCTGCAAGCCAGCGCCACCTACACTCCCGACGGCAAGACGATGGTCTTCGCCCGCTCGAACGATGGCTCGAAAAAGGGCTACAAGAGCGTGGATTTGTGGATTTCGTACTACCACGACGGGGCCTGGACCACGCCCGTGCTGGCCAATATCAACGACCGCACGGCCGATGACTTTTCGCCGGTTTTTGCCCCTGATGGCACTACGCTCTACTTCGCCTCGGGGCGCAAGGGCGGGCAGGGCGGCAACGACCTCTACAAGGCCACGCTCGGGTCTAACGGCCGCTTTTCGGCGGCGGAGAACCTGGGCGAAACCATCAACTCGGTTGGCAACGACAACTTTCCGGGGGTAGCGCCGGATGGCACGCTGTATTACTCGTCGGACGGGTTGCCGGGTTACGGGCGGCTCGATATTTTTGAGGTGCGCGGCGGCAAGCCCGTCAACCTGGGGCCGGGCGTGAACACGGCGGCCGACGACTTCGCGCCCTTCTTCACGGGGCCGGGCACGGGCGTTTTCTCTTCCAACCGCGAGGGTGGCAAGGGCTCCGACGACCTTTACACGTTCAAGAAGCGGAACCGCAAGGTGGTCATCTTCTACGCCGACGGCACGGTGCTGGAGCGCGACGAGAAAGCCGGCACCAACACGGCCCTGCCCAGCCAGACCGTGACCATCACCGGTGCCAACGGCCAGCCGCGGGAAGTGCTGACTGGTCCCGACGGTAAGTTCACGGCCAAGCTCGACTCGGCCCAGAGCTACGCGCTACTGGCCAACCATCCCAACGATTTCACGGCCCGCGCCAGCGTCAGCACCATTGGCCGCTATCCCAGCCAGGACCAGCTGACCGAGCCGCAGACCGACATTCGGATACCCGTGACGCTGACGCTCACTAAGATAGTTGTTAATAAGGCCATCGAGGTTAAGGATATTTTCTACGACTATGACAAGTTTAATATCCGGCCCGACGCGGCCATCCGGCTCGATACGCTGGTGCAGCTCTTGCAGGATAATCCCAAAATTAACATTGAGTTAAGCTCGCACACCGACCAGCGCGGCAAGGATGCCTACAACCTCAAGCTGAGCCAGCGGCGCGCCGAGTCGGCCGTGGCCTACATCGTGAGCAAGGGCATCAGCAAGAGCCGCATCACAGCCAAAGGCTACGGCGAAACCCGGCCCATCGTGAAGAATCCTAAATCGGAAGCCGACTACCAGCGCAACCGCCGCACCGAGTTCAAAGTGACGCGGATTGACAAATAA
- a CDS encoding (Fe-S)-binding protein has translation MTPTIPTPPAAAKRQMTVPTVADLAAQGKVPEILFWVGCAGAFDDRYKRVTRAFARILEHVGTDYAVLGLEESCTGDPAKRAGNEFLFQMQAMQNITVLNGYGIKKIVTACPHCFNTIKNEYPALGGEYEVIHHSQYLQQLINEGKVTVKGGESFQGRRITFHDSCYLGRANNIYEAPRDVLAALDADLVEMKRSRANGLCCGAGGAQMWKEPEPGKKDINIERTEEALATLSGQAAALDNLRGVETERTAPAAHSLQGSIIAVSCPFCMTMMSDGVKHQEQESTVQVFDLAELVASAEGINR, from the coding sequence ATGACGCCTACCATTCCTACCCCCCCCGCTGCCGCCAAGCGCCAGATGACCGTGCCGACCGTGGCCGACTTGGCCGCGCAGGGTAAAGTACCCGAAATCCTGTTTTGGGTGGGCTGCGCCGGGGCTTTCGACGACCGCTACAAGCGCGTGACGCGGGCATTTGCCCGCATTCTGGAGCACGTGGGCACCGACTACGCGGTGCTGGGCCTGGAGGAAAGCTGCACCGGCGACCCCGCCAAGCGCGCCGGCAACGAATTTCTGTTCCAGATGCAGGCCATGCAGAACATCACGGTGCTGAACGGCTACGGCATCAAGAAAATCGTGACGGCCTGCCCGCACTGCTTTAACACGATTAAGAATGAGTATCCGGCGCTGGGCGGCGAGTACGAGGTGATTCACCACAGCCAGTATTTGCAACAGCTTATTAATGAGGGTAAAGTGACGGTGAAGGGCGGCGAGAGCTTCCAGGGCCGCCGCATCACGTTTCACGACAGCTGCTACCTGGGCCGGGCCAATAACATCTACGAAGCCCCGCGCGACGTGCTGGCCGCCCTCGATGCCGACCTGGTGGAGATGAAGCGCAGCCGCGCCAACGGCCTGTGCTGCGGCGCGGGCGGCGCGCAGATGTGGAAAGAGCCCGAGCCCGGCAAAAAGGACATCAACATCGAGCGCACCGAGGAAGCCCTGGCCACGCTTAGCGGCCAGGCGGCGGCCCTCGACAACCTGCGGGGGGTAGAGACCGAGCGCACCGCACCCGCCGCGCACAGCCTGCAAGGCAGCATCATCGCCGTGAGTTGCCCCTTCTGCATGACCATGATGAGCGACGGCGTGAAGCACCAGGAGCAGGAGAGCACCGTGCAGGTCTTCGACCTGGCCGAGCTAGTGGCCAGTGCCGAAGGCATTAATCGCTAA
- a CDS encoding (Fe-S)-binding protein, protein MPTKLQPHLTLLAYLYYMLQPILFALLLLAAFGLFAWQVRKIRANILVGRGRDMSGHAAVRFRKTLLVAFGQQKMFKRLTPAFLHLIVYVGFLVINIEVIEIVIDGLFGTHRFLGLLGPVYDGLVAVNETLGALVIIAVAAFWWRRNHQPPVRRFTGVELRAWPKLDANIILYVEVVLMAALFLMNSADLKLHRLEGRFLPGVYPVSHFLMSLLPTTNLGTLHLLERVGWWAHITGILLFLNYLPSSKHFHIILAFPNVWYSRLVPQGQFSNVESITHEVKAMMDPTYEVPTPPVGPDGSALAPTPFGAKDVEDLPWTALMNAYSCTECGRCTSVCPANLTGKLLSPRKIIMDTRDRVEEKYNSPLIFQPNIYGEEAKHEPVTDLMQATLLRGKVTPEELWACTTCNACVESCPVNINPLESIIEMRRFLVLEESAAPNSLNVMFSNIENNGAPWAFSPSDRFNWADELFVAEKVTA, encoded by the coding sequence ATGCCTACTAAATTGCAGCCTCATCTCACCTTGCTGGCTTACCTTTACTACATGCTGCAACCCATCCTTTTCGCGCTGCTGCTGCTGGCAGCATTTGGCCTGTTTGCCTGGCAGGTGCGTAAAATCCGGGCCAATATCCTCGTCGGGCGCGGGCGCGACATGAGTGGCCACGCCGCCGTGCGCTTCCGCAAAACCTTGCTTGTGGCCTTTGGGCAGCAGAAAATGTTTAAGCGCCTCACGCCCGCTTTTCTGCACCTCATCGTGTACGTAGGCTTTTTGGTTATTAATATTGAGGTAATCGAGATTGTAATAGACGGCCTGTTTGGCACGCACCGCTTTCTGGGGCTGCTGGGACCGGTATATGACGGGCTGGTAGCCGTGAATGAAACGCTGGGCGCACTGGTAATCATTGCGGTAGCTGCCTTTTGGTGGCGGCGCAATCACCAGCCGCCGGTGCGGCGCTTCACCGGCGTGGAACTACGCGCCTGGCCTAAGCTCGATGCCAACATCATTCTCTACGTGGAGGTGGTGCTGATGGCGGCGCTGTTTCTAATGAACTCCGCCGACCTCAAGCTGCACCGGCTGGAAGGCAGGTTTTTGCCGGGAGTCTACCCCGTCAGCCACTTCCTGATGAGCCTGCTGCCGACCACCAATCTAGGCACCCTGCACCTACTGGAGCGCGTGGGCTGGTGGGCGCACATCACGGGTATTTTATTATTCCTTAACTACTTACCTAGCTCCAAGCACTTCCATATTATTCTGGCTTTCCCGAACGTATGGTACTCACGACTGGTACCGCAGGGGCAGTTCAGCAACGTGGAGAGCATCACCCACGAAGTGAAAGCGATGATGGACCCGACTTATGAGGTCCCTACCCCCCCCGTGGGGCCCGATGGCTCGGCGCTGGCCCCTACCCCCTTCGGCGCGAAGGACGTGGAGGACCTGCCCTGGACGGCCCTTATGAATGCTTACTCGTGCACCGAGTGCGGGCGCTGCACCTCGGTGTGCCCGGCCAACCTGACGGGCAAGCTGCTCTCGCCCCGCAAAATCATTATGGACACCCGCGACCGGGTGGAGGAAAAATATAATTCGCCGCTCATCTTTCAGCCCAATATCTATGGCGAAGAGGCGAAGCACGAGCCCGTTACGGACCTGATGCAGGCCACGCTGCTGCGCGGTAAAGTGACCCCCGAGGAACTGTGGGCCTGCACCACCTGCAACGCCTGCGTGGAAAGCTGCCCGGTGAATATTAACCCGCTGGAAAGCATTATCGAGATGCGCCGCTTCCTGGTGCTGGAAGAGTCGGCCGCGCCCAACTCGCTGAACGTTATGTTCTCCAACATCGAAAACAACGGCGCGCCCTGGGCTTTCTCGCCCTCCGACCGCTTTAATTGGGCCGATGAATTGTTCGTAGCGGAAAAGGTGACGGCGTAA
- a CDS encoding STAS-like domain-containing protein — translation MNTIPHNGAVLCVSTITNGTISNIDGLALLVAVKNALAEFNNAVSIDFQGVIAFSSSFLNSSIGALCEEMGIDVLHRLRIINCSPAALKQLRTYIADTKEIA, via the coding sequence ATGAACACCATCCCACATAACGGTGCTGTATTGTGTGTTTCGACAATCACAAACGGCACTATATCCAATATTGACGGTCTTGCTCTGCTAGTTGCAGTCAAAAATGCTCTAGCAGAATTTAACAACGCAGTATCGATTGACTTTCAAGGCGTTATTGCTTTTTCAAGCTCTTTCCTCAACTCCTCTATCGGGGCTTTGTGCGAAGAAATGGGCATTGACGTACTACACCGTTTGCGGATAATCAACTGCTCCCCAGCAGCGTTGAAACAACTGCGAACTTATATTGCTGATACAAAGGAAATTGCCTAG